One stretch of Cohnella algarum DNA includes these proteins:
- a CDS encoding HU family DNA-binding protein, protein MNKTELIAKVSELADLSKKDATQAVDAVFDVISEALQKGDKVQLVGFGNFEVRERSARKGRNPQTGVEIEIPAGKIPAFKPGKALKEGIK, encoded by the coding sequence ATGAACAAAACCGAACTGATCGCCAAAGTATCCGAACTGGCCGATCTGTCCAAGAAGGATGCAACCCAAGCGGTTGACGCCGTATTCGATGTCATCTCGGAAGCGCTCCAAAAGGGAGACAAGGTCCAGCTCGTCGGCTTTGGCAATTTTGAGGTGCGCGAACGTTCCGCCCGCAAGGGGCGCAATCCGCAGACCGGCGTAGAAATCGAAATTCCGGCAGGAAAAATTCCCGCATTCAAGCCGGGGAAAGCGCTCAAAGAAGGCATCAAATAA
- a CDS encoding ABC transporter permease, giving the protein MKNKVLDFSFKYGALIFIGVILLFFSLYNQYFFTYSNLTDILRSISIVTFVAIGVTISLMVDGFDLSVGSTVSLSTVVTATLMIWYEMPLVLVIVIPLLVGAAVGLLNSLLIVKIRIPDLLATLAVMYIISGLHRTYTKGYSIYNNMQLTDGSKAPGKMYDSFLWIGQGKLLGVPFPVILMIVAVAAAHLFFKYTRWGRQLIMTGGNEEAARLSGLKVKRVRMWAYVASGVFAAIGGILFASRVGSGQIDAGAPLLMEAVAAVFVGYSVFGAGRPNIIGTFVGAVLTGILINGLTMLNVQYYATDIVKGGVLVLALAVTFIHLTRRKS; this is encoded by the coding sequence TCATCGGCGTCATTTTGCTGTTTTTCTCGCTTTACAATCAATATTTCTTCACCTATTCGAATTTGACCGACATTCTCCGGTCGATCTCGATCGTCACGTTCGTCGCCATCGGGGTGACGATTTCGCTTATGGTGGACGGCTTCGACCTGTCCGTCGGTTCGACGGTGTCGCTTTCTACGGTCGTCACCGCCACGCTCATGATCTGGTACGAAATGCCGCTCGTGCTCGTCATCGTGATTCCGCTGCTCGTCGGCGCGGCCGTCGGTCTGCTCAATTCGCTGCTCATCGTCAAAATCCGGATTCCGGATTTGCTTGCGACGCTCGCGGTCATGTACATCATCAGCGGTCTTCACCGGACGTATACGAAGGGCTACTCCATTTACAACAACATGCAGTTGACCGACGGCTCGAAAGCCCCGGGCAAAATGTACGACTCGTTTTTGTGGATCGGGCAAGGCAAGCTGCTCGGCGTCCCGTTTCCGGTCATTCTCATGATCGTTGCCGTCGCGGCGGCGCACCTGTTTTTCAAATATACCCGCTGGGGCAGGCAGCTGATCATGACGGGCGGAAACGAAGAGGCGGCGCGCCTGTCCGGCCTCAAGGTGAAACGCGTGCGGATGTGGGCATACGTCGCCTCCGGCGTGTTCGCCGCGATCGGCGGCATCCTGTTCGCCTCCCGCGTCGGCAGCGGCCAGATCGACGCCGGAGCCCCGCTGCTGATGGAGGCGGTCGCCGCCGTGTTCGTCGGTTATTCCGTTTTCGGCGCGGGCCGGCCCAATATCATCGGCACGTTTGTCGGGGCGGTGCTGACCGGCATTTTGATCAACGGCCTGACGATGCTGAACGTGCAATATTACGCGACGGACATCGTCAAGGGCGGCGTGCTCGTGCTGGCGCTTGCCGTCACCTTCATTCACCTGACCCGGCGAAAATCCTGA